From a region of the Gymnogyps californianus isolate 813 chromosome 22, ASM1813914v2, whole genome shotgun sequence genome:
- the CLSPN gene encoding claspin isoform X2, whose amino-acid sequence MAAATAAPAEFPLEDLNSDLQKAPDSDSDSGQGSCETASPGHFSKGIASLDDRDSEEEIFVRKKAKSKKVLQDSESEDGEDGGFFVQNDSLGGDKENGEEEENVTAQRNKKSHRIRQGLLDSDDSDTGDRLQIENLETSRKSGLPENELEEERPLKSGKKYRKHKQHKHDFEEEAPKKAIGKSRRRKEKERRIESIKQLKKEKKPRAEQVDGGERYPFNDSGCLLDDKELFDNGLEEENDSAPEDEESIESIRAAVKNKIKKYKNKERFSGGEGYKHVFDDENEEPVLKEPKRKERKAARLSKEAIKQLHSETQRLIRESSVSLPYHVPETKSIHDFFKRRPRLVCQGNAMALLKSTKYQLPLNEESADTKNLSTDCKDGRIEGDQSAANEPETSLGRDVDTTVNKPLADAGKNSTENCAEKPKQDSDDSHPVRTVTTDNNTEEQQHTNFLSTDCSEQKENEIPLAVGGDALEQRGETAPDLQSEKSNQQVGPGLVAQPEKGRKSKLDKLRELGIDLSIKPRICSGNESFINLDESDSNKELEALKARFLKHTLRTSKSKVERTINMNIIRKETTSEGKEELKADVVPAVLAAESLDETVHTKPGEKLQALKAKLQEAMKLRRTEERQKRQALFKLDNEDMLEEEEEEEEEEEMTDESEEEEEGNHENVEFLLGEAEEDNEDIEEKHTEDGDKETDKESIDGEKLEKSVHCDSVPKAPSTESTLMLFKDSSSKMGYSLPDEKLEMEEAADKGPTKLEDDDSFSLPTLAKENSHNSSFELIGSMIPSYQPCNKQMSRGGNFLSAAGGFRSPSPGFFKTSFISSASKSSGKTSEPSLPIEDSQDLYNASPEPKSLFPGAGESQFQFSLEDDTQSQLLDADGFLNVGQHRNKYQSSKHRLTLASMDENAMDANMDELLDLCSGQFSSQAEHVPNTSGNKKQNMDELLNLCSGKFVSQSSPTWASSVSSKAEKDSDIEDPMAEALALCSGSFPTDREEEDEEEQEELGDFQLLTDDNAFDSEEDEKSGDSDAEEAEMSDEEEELLRHRQGLKKKLKLQDFMEDEAELSGSDVGSEDEYDGEDLNEYEEEIIDEELPNEVELENQVQKLHMKAMLDDDKRQLRLYQERYLIDGDLHSDGPGRMRRFRWKNIDYASQIDLFQRDSDNDDENEQFDETEAKWRKERFEREQWLREQKEKNKEQEEEEEGIGEDSQFMKLAKKVTAKSLQKKASPAVAVQDTPLLPRNPFETFRPASDIQIKNGSLLNRPKAVLQKLAAMSDLNPNAPRNSRNFVFHTLSPDKSEEAKEKSKLQVKKRGPTAVITSLAKRPRVDSTEETSQSRSIFQFLES is encoded by the exons ATGGCGGCAGCGACGGCGGCCCCCGCTGAG tTTCCGTTAGAAGATTTGAATTCAGACTTGCAGAAAGCCCCTGATAGTGACTCTGACAGCGGACAGGGCAGCTGTGAAACAGCCTCTCCAGGTCACTTCAGCAAGGGGATAGCGTCTCTTGATGACAGAG attcagaggaagagatttttgtacgtaaaaaagcaaaaagcaagaagGTGCTTCAGGACAGTGAGAGTGAAGATGGAGAGGATGGTGGCTTTTTTGTGCAGAACGATAGTCTGGGTGGAGAcaaggaaaatggagaggaagaagagaacgTTACTGCCCAGAGGAACAAGAAATCTCATCGCATTCGCCAAGGTCTGCTAGATAGCGATGACAGTGACACTGGTGACCGATTGCAGATTGAAAACCTTGAAACAAGCAGAAAGTCTGGCTTGCCTGAGAATGAGTTGGAAGAGGAGAGACCCCTAAAATCTGggaaaaagtacagaaaacatAAACAACATAAACATGATTTTGAAGAAGAGGCGCCAAAAAAAGCTATAGGAAAATcgagaagaagaaaggagaaggagagaagaattGAGTCCattaaacagctgaaaaaagaaaagaagcctaGAGCAGAG CAGGTAGATGGTGGTGAGAGGTATCCTTTTAATGACAGTGGATGTCTTCTTGATGACAAAGAACTTTTTGATAATGGCTTAGAAGAGGAAAACGATTCCGCCCCAGAGGACGAAGAGTCGATAGAATCAATACGagcagcagtgaaaaacaaaataaaaaaatataag AACAAAGAACGGTTTTCTGGGGGTGAAGGCTACAAACATGTATTTGATGATGAGAACGAGGAACCTGTATTAAAAGAACCAAAGAGGAAG gAGCGGAAAGCAGCAAGGTTAAGTAAAGAAGCCATTAAACAACTACATAGTGAGACCCAACGACTTATTAGAG AATCGTCTGTGTCTCTCCCATATCATGTGCCTGAGACCAAAAGCATTCATGACTTCTTCAAGCGTAGACCTCGACTAGTATGTCAAGGAAATGCCATGGCATTGCTGAA GTCCACTAAATACCAGCTACCCCTAAATGAAGAATCTGCAGACACTAAGAACTTGAGCACGGATTGCAAAGATGGGCGAATAGAAGGTGATCAATCAGCAGCTAATGAACCAGAAACAAGCCTTGGCAGAGATGTTGATACTACTGTGAACAAGCCTCTTGCTGATGCAGGGAAGAACTCGACAGAAAACTGTGCTGAAAAGCCCAAGCAGGACAGTGATGATTCTCATCCAGTTAGGACTGTAACAACTGATAATAATACAGAAGAACAACAGCACACTAACTTCCTAAGCACTGATTGTAGTgaacaaaaagagaatgaaattcCTCTAGCAGTTGGAGGAGATGCCCTTGAGCAAAGAGGCGAAACAGCACCAGACTTACAAAGTGAAAAAAGCAATCAACAAGTGGGGCCTGGATTGGTGGCACAAcctgaaaaagggagaaagtcCAAGCTGGATAAACTTCGTGAACTGGGAATAGACCTGTCCATCAAGCCAAGAATCTGCTCTGGCAATGAATCCTTTATAAACCTTGATGAATCTGACTCAAATAAAG aatTAGAAGCCCTGAAAGCACGTTTCTTGAAGCACACTCTTCGAACGTCAAAATCCAAAGTTGAACGGACCATAAACATGAACATCATTCGTAAGGAGACTACAtctgaagggaaggaggaacTGAAAGCAGACGTGGTACCAGCAGTGCTAGCTGCAGAGAGCCTGGATGAAACGGTCCACACAAAGCCAG GTGAAAAGCTACAAGCGCTGAAGGCTAAGCTCCAGGAGGCCATGAAACTCCGCAGGACTGAGGAACGCCAAAAGCGGCAAGCATTGTTTAAACTGGATAATGAGGACATgttggaggaagaagaggaggaggaggaggaggaagagatgaCAGATGAgtctgaggaagaggaagaaggcaaTCATGAG AACGTGGAATTTCTGCTTGGCGAAGCAGAAGAAGATAATGAAGATATAGAAGAGAAACACACTGAAGATGGTGATAAAGAAACTGACAAAGAATCAATTGATGGAGAAAAGCTGGAGAAGTCTGTGCACTGTGATTCTGTTCCCAAAGCACCTTCAACAGAGTCTACATTGATGCTTTTTAAGGACAGCTCCTCAAAAATGGG ATACTCTCTTCCTGATGAGAAACTTGAAATGGAGGAAGCTGCAGACAAAGGACCTACCAAGTTAG aggatgATGATTCATTTTCTCTACCAACACTAGCAAAAGAGAATAGCCACAACAGCAGCTTTGAGTTGATTGGCTCCATGATTCCATCGTATCAGCCCTGTAACAAACAGATGTCACGTGGAGGGAACTTTTTATCTGCAGCAGGAGGTTTCAGGTCACCTTCCCCAGgttttttcaaaacaagcttTATCAGCTCTGCTTCCAAG AGCTCAGGAAAGACGTCTGAGCCCTCTCTTCCCATAGAAGATTCCCAGGACCTGTATAATGCCTCTCCTGAACCAAAGAGTTTATTTCCAGGGGCTGGGGAGTCACAGTTTCAATTTTCGCTGGAAGATGACACTCAGAGCCAGCTGCTTGATGCAGATGG GTTCTTGAATGTTGGACAACACAGGAATAAATACCAGTCCTCAAAGCATCGGCTGACTCTGGCTAGTATGGATGAGAATGCAATGGATGCCAATATGGATGAATTACTGGACTTGTGTTCTGGACAGTTTAGCAGTCAAGCTGAACACGTGCCAAATACCAGCggcaacaaaaagcaaaacatggaCGAATTGCTCAATCTTTGCTCAGGAAAATTCGTGTCTCAGA GTTCTCCAACATGGGCATCTTCGGTGTCTTCCAAGGCAGAAAAAGACAGTGACATAGAAGATCCAATGGCAGAAGCTCTAGCGCTTTGTTCAGGTTCCTTTCCCACAGACAG agaagaggaagatgaggaggagcaAGAAGAACTTGgtgattttcagcttttaacaGATGACAATGCCTTTGATAGTGAAGAG GATGAAAAAAGTGGAGATAGTGAtgctgaagaagcagaaatgagCGATGAAGAAGAAGAACTGCTGAGACACAGACAGGGCTTGAAGAAAAAACT CAAACTGCAGGATTTCATGGAAGATGAGGCAGAGCTGTCAGGGAGTGATGTGGGAAGTGAGGATGAATATGATGGTGAAGACCTGAACGAATATGAAGAAGAGATTATTGATGAGGAACTCCCTAATGAAGTGGAATTAGAAAATCAAGTACAGAAATTACACAT GAAGGCAATGCTTGATGATGACAAGCGTCAGTTACGCTTGTACCAGGAGAGATATCTCATTGATGGTGACCTGCATAGTGATGGTCCTGGCAGAATGAGGAGATTCAGATGGAAAAACATAG aTTATGCTTCACAGATTGACTTGTTTCAGAGAGATTCAGATAATGATgatgaaaatgaacagtttgATGAGACAGAAGCGAAATGGAGGAAAGAGCGATTTGAACGAGAACAGTGGCTTCGTGAGCAG aaggaaaaaaataaagagcaggaggaggaggaggaaggaatcGGTGAAGACAGCCAATTCATGAAACTAGCAAAAAAAGTAACTGCTAAGTCCCTACAGAAGAAAG CAAGCCCAGCGGTAGCGGTACAAGACACACCACTATTACCCAGGAACCCGTTTGAAACATTCCGACCTGCCAGTGACATCCAG atAAAAAATGGGTCTCTCTTGAACAGACCTAAAGCTGTCCTTCAGAAACTAGCAGCAATGTCGGATCTTAATCCAAACGCACCTCGGAACTCAAGGAATTTTGTCTTTCATACGCTTTCCCCAGACAAGAGTgaagaggcaaaggagaaatCAAAACTTCAG GTGAAGAAAAGAGGTCCTACTGCAGTAATAACGTCTCTGGCCAAACGACCCAGGGTAGACAGCACAGAGGAAACAAGTCAAAGCCGAAGCATATTCCAGTTCTTGGAGagctga